From Phycisphaerales bacterium, a single genomic window includes:
- a CDS encoding UvrB/UvrC motif-containing protein, whose translation MSQDISKLLQEWAFQPGQINARMIVGDDGEPRVQVRLDLGIIQMFADGRPDGERPFGYPSLLEYFEAQLEGEDEPDYSGAESKPDKQNLTSDDCRALREEAAQFYQRYLALLVLEDFDRVVRDTTRNLRVLDLCAKHASTEEDRTILEQFRPYITMMRARALASQAMKDNEPKAAIHALDEGLEALRSYFNDSGKPQMFDQSSEVELLRGMRDALVPKLPISQKTELRQRLAKAIEQENYELAAILRDELKQLKDTPAQG comes from the coding sequence ATGAGCCAGGACATCTCTAAACTCTTGCAGGAATGGGCTTTCCAGCCCGGGCAAATCAACGCACGCATGATCGTGGGGGACGACGGCGAGCCCCGCGTGCAGGTCCGCCTGGACCTCGGCATCATCCAAATGTTCGCCGACGGGCGTCCGGACGGCGAACGTCCGTTCGGGTACCCCAGCCTCCTGGAGTACTTCGAGGCGCAGCTCGAGGGCGAGGATGAGCCCGATTATTCGGGGGCTGAGAGCAAGCCCGATAAGCAGAATCTGACGTCCGACGACTGCCGGGCCCTGCGGGAGGAGGCCGCGCAGTTCTACCAGCGGTACCTCGCCCTGCTCGTTCTGGAGGACTTTGACCGCGTGGTACGCGACACCACCCGCAACCTGCGGGTGCTGGACCTGTGCGCCAAGCACGCCTCCACCGAGGAGGACCGCACCATCCTGGAGCAGTTCCGCCCCTACATCACCATGATGCGGGCAAGGGCCCTTGCCAGCCAGGCGATGAAGGACAACGAGCCCAAGGCCGCGATCCACGCCCTGGATGAGGGGCTGGAGGCCCTCCGATCCTACTTCAACGATTCGGGCAAGCCGCAGATGTTCGACCAGAGCAGCGAGGTTGAACTGCTCCGCGGCATGCGCGACGCCCTGGTTCCCAAGCTGCCCATCTCCCAGAAGACCGAGCTCCGCCAGCGGCTGGCCAAGGCCATCGAGCAGGAGAACTACGAGCTCGCGGCCATCCTGCGGGATGAACTCAAGCAGCTGAAAGACACGCCGGCGCAGGGGTGA
- a CDS encoding sigma-70 family RNA polymerase sigma factor, producing the protein MSRVSADKTTTGSRSVQSDLSLYLKEINRYTLLTAEEERELGWKIINDNCAASRERMIRSNLRLVVSIAKNYVNRGLSLTDLIEEGNIGLLRAVEGFDPAQGARFSTYASWWIKQAIKRALMNATQPVHIPAYMVELIAKWKIAYRRLEAELGAPPSLQDLAKAMDLPLKKVRIIRRSIRAFQSGGSTAKDDNGDLINLSELVADTRHGTPDERMFHHEELTLLKKLLESIDEREAAVLRMRFGLDGCEPLTLKQIADEIGISRERVRQIVDEGLTKLNARLSDEKPSRFFRRIDPELEALVEAAHRKGDAAAN; encoded by the coding sequence GTGAGTCGAGTTTCCGCTGACAAGACAACCACAGGGAGCCGGTCTGTCCAATCGGACCTGTCGCTCTACCTCAAGGAAATCAACCGCTACACGCTGTTGACCGCCGAGGAGGAGCGCGAGCTTGGCTGGAAGATCATCAACGACAACTGCGCCGCCTCCCGCGAGCGCATGATCCGCTCCAACCTGCGGCTCGTCGTGTCGATCGCCAAGAACTACGTGAACCGCGGCCTGTCCCTCACCGACCTGATCGAAGAGGGCAACATCGGCCTGCTCCGCGCCGTCGAGGGCTTCGACCCCGCGCAGGGCGCCCGCTTCTCCACCTACGCCTCTTGGTGGATCAAGCAGGCGATCAAGCGGGCGCTGATGAACGCCACGCAGCCGGTGCACATCCCCGCCTACATGGTGGAGCTGATCGCGAAGTGGAAGATCGCGTACCGCCGCCTCGAGGCCGAGCTCGGCGCCCCGCCCAGCCTTCAGGACCTCGCCAAGGCGATGGACCTGCCCCTCAAGAAGGTCCGCATCATCCGCCGCTCCATCCGCGCCTTCCAGTCCGGCGGCAGCACCGCCAAGGACGACAACGGCGACCTCATCAACCTGTCCGAACTCGTGGCCGACACGCGCCACGGCACGCCCGACGAGCGCATGTTCCACCATGAGGAGCTCACCCTCCTCAAGAAGCTCCTCGAGTCCATTGACGAGCGCGAGGCCGCGGTGCTCCGCATGCGGTTCGGCCTCGACGGTTGCGAGCCCCTCACCCTCAAGCAGATCGCCGACGAGATCGGCATCAGCCGCGAGCGCGTCCGCCAGATCGTGGATGAGGGCCTCACCAAGCTCAACGCCCGCCTGAGCGACGAAAAGCCCAGCCGCTTCTTCCGCCGCATCGACCCGGAGCTCGAGGCCCTGGTCGAGGCCGCGCACCGCAAGGGCGACGCGGCGGCGAACTGA
- a CDS encoding AAA family ATPase, producing the protein MRAIVTGQVGMDKKPYLDGAARFAGEQGDPISIYHVGDMMYREARDVRPGRILDLPLSRLDSLRRAAFKDIIADSRDQKNLMVNTHATFRWRHGLFSAFDYDQIAKLNPDLFICLVDNIEVVHHRLHNEHEIDATLKDCMVWREEEILATELMSKAIPSSKFYILSRGRHQPTVKQLFRLICRPGMRKVYPSFPMSHVVDMPDVLAEIDAFRAALAQHFITFDPGDVDEKLLLERSMAAAREGKEFLEVAPHTFGGAKTAAPIKVRIREVLDIAGDIDGQIYMRDFKLVDQSDMIVSYIPELPGGIPGLSSGVERELHHAWEHTKEVFVVWKPKKSPSPFITETATKIFASVDEAMRYFEANGYFGEKNLFGN; encoded by the coding sequence ATGCGCGCCATCGTCACCGGCCAGGTTGGAATGGACAAGAAGCCGTACCTCGATGGCGCGGCCCGCTTCGCCGGCGAGCAGGGCGATCCCATCAGCATCTACCACGTCGGCGACATGATGTACCGCGAGGCCCGGGACGTGCGCCCCGGCCGCATCCTCGACCTGCCGCTGTCGCGCCTCGACTCCCTCCGCCGGGCCGCGTTCAAGGACATCATCGCTGACAGCCGCGACCAGAAGAACCTGATGGTGAACACGCACGCCACCTTCCGCTGGCGGCACGGCCTGTTCTCCGCCTTCGACTACGACCAGATCGCCAAGCTCAACCCGGACCTCTTCATCTGCCTGGTGGACAACATCGAGGTCGTGCACCACCGCCTGCACAACGAGCATGAGATCGACGCCACGCTCAAGGACTGCATGGTGTGGCGGGAGGAGGAGATCCTCGCCACTGAGCTGATGTCCAAGGCGATCCCGAGCTCCAAGTTCTACATCCTTTCCCGCGGCCGGCACCAGCCCACTGTGAAGCAGCTGTTCCGCCTCATCTGCCGCCCTGGGATGCGGAAGGTGTACCCCAGCTTCCCGATGTCGCACGTCGTGGACATGCCCGACGTGCTCGCCGAGATCGACGCGTTCCGCGCCGCCCTCGCCCAGCACTTCATCACCTTCGACCCCGGCGATGTGGACGAGAAGCTCCTGCTGGAGCGGTCGATGGCCGCGGCCCGCGAGGGCAAGGAGTTCCTGGAGGTTGCCCCGCACACCTTTGGCGGTGCCAAGACCGCCGCCCCCATCAAGGTCCGCATCCGCGAGGTGCTGGACATCGCCGGCGACATCGACGGCCAGATCTACATGCGCGACTTCAAGCTCGTGGACCAGTCGGACATGATCGTGAGCTACATCCCCGAGCTGCCCGGCGGCATCCCGGGCCTGTCAAGCGGCGTCGAGCGCGAGCTCCACCACGCGTGGGAGCACACGAAAGAGGTCTTCGTGGTGTGGAAGCCCAAGAAGAGTCCCTCGCCCTTCATCACCGAGACCGCGACCAAGATCTTCGCGAGCGTCGATGAGGCGATGCGGTACTTCGAGGCGAACGGGTACTTTGGTGAGAAGAACCTCTTCGGGAACTGA
- a CDS encoding DUF4870 domain-containing protein: METYPPQADPLHDPHAAEWERTWAVFMHLTAFILPVFWIPVIPALIMWRVRHKESPFVDDHGREIVNFHLSMLVYGVIALLLTVICIGEVLIVGLYLLGYIAAIFGALSAGKGRYFRYPMCLRFLH; this comes from the coding sequence GTGGAGACCTACCCCCCACAAGCCGACCCCCTGCACGACCCGCACGCCGCGGAGTGGGAGCGGACGTGGGCGGTCTTCATGCACCTCACGGCGTTCATCCTGCCGGTGTTCTGGATCCCGGTGATCCCCGCCCTCATCATGTGGCGGGTGCGGCACAAGGAGTCGCCGTTCGTGGACGACCACGGGCGCGAGATCGTCAATTTTCACCTGTCGATGCTCGTTTACGGAGTGATCGCCCTGCTGCTCACGGTCATCTGCATCGGCGAGGTGCTGATCGTGGGCCTGTACCTGCTCGGCTACATCGCGGCCATCTTCGGCGCGCTCTCCGCCGGCAAGGGCCGCTACTTCCGCTACCCCATGTGCCTGCGGTTCCTGCATTAG
- the lptB gene encoding LPS export ABC transporter ATP-binding protein: MPLLQTQKLHKTYNGRVVVDDVGFSVERAEVVGLLGRNGAGKTTSFRMTIGMIDPDPGSGSRVFFDGQDVTDLPMYRRARLGMGYLSQEPSIFGRLTCEENLLAILETLKLPRAERKHRAAALLDQFGLLKKANEPARTCSGGERRKLEIARALVTEPKLILLDEPFSGVDPIAVEDLQAEIRRLADRNIAFLITDHNVQQTLRVCDRACIILEGRKIAEGTPRDVINDPIVKRAYLGNLFRGDEFDDVVVGAAR, encoded by the coding sequence ATGCCGCTGCTCCAGACCCAGAAACTGCACAAGACGTACAACGGGCGGGTCGTCGTCGACGACGTGGGCTTCTCGGTGGAGCGTGCCGAGGTGGTCGGGCTGCTGGGCCGCAACGGCGCGGGCAAGACGACCAGTTTCCGCATGACCATCGGCATGATCGACCCTGACCCGGGCTCCGGCAGCCGCGTGTTCTTCGATGGCCAGGACGTCACCGACCTGCCGATGTACCGGCGTGCCCGCCTGGGCATGGGCTACCTCTCGCAGGAGCCAAGCATCTTCGGCCGCCTCACCTGCGAGGAGAACCTGCTCGCGATCCTCGAGACGCTGAAGCTGCCGCGGGCCGAGCGCAAGCACCGCGCCGCGGCCCTGCTCGACCAGTTCGGCCTGCTCAAGAAAGCCAACGAGCCCGCCCGCACGTGCTCGGGCGGCGAGCGCCGCAAGCTCGAGATCGCCCGCGCCCTCGTGACCGAGCCCAAGCTCATCCTCCTCGACGAGCCCTTCAGCGGCGTCGACCCCATCGCGGTCGAGGACCTCCAGGCCGAGATCCGCCGCCTCGCGGACCGCAATATCGCGTTCCTGATCACCGACCACAACGTGCAGCAGACGCTGCGCGTGTGCGACCGCGCGTGCATCATCCTCGAGGGCCGCAAGATCGCGGAGGGCACGCCGCGCGACGTGATCAACGACCCCATCGTCAAGCGGGCCTACCTGGGCAACCTGTTCCGTGGCGACGAGTTCGACGATGTAGTTGTCGGCGCCGCACGGTGA
- a CDS encoding cation:proton antiporter: protein MLIALLAETAAERNFALDLVVVLAMAALVALAFNRFRLPSIPGYIIAGALIGPHAFQIIRTAGRVEEIGHLSTILLLFILGLELDMARVKKGLFSIVGGTTLATAIMVLLAWGLAYLFVGSVPVALGIALAMGFTATAAPIRMMEQRRELHTTYGRLAFGMCLFQDLLAVVALAVIPFLALWNGTAVNQEETTPLQALRAGGIAVAGIALLLLFGRFVLPKILREASRYGGEVMIVVSAAMALAGAMYTAWLGFSPEMGAFLGGFMLASTPFRFQVSGQLIPMRDLFLAVFFTAVGLAVPLRDVASSWWVVLLGLLGLAFVRLVGIPLASWALGASLRVGVLAAVTLVAAGEFTLIILAKGRQEGLFTEEYVAQAVAVVAFSILWSPLIAALGRRVAPRLESVRNAPWVQRSMLREEPAAVDGVADAQGDKFKVIIAGFGPVGRAVADALQPEGVDITVVELNPNTVQRQVLLGRKIVYGDASNPEVLHSAGIEHADAVVLTMPDEEAMLRACRTVRMLKKDVFLAARANALSKGLMAMQLGADHAVVEEMATAEAMGKEVLLKVKDRMAGADTGPRLYEFQ, encoded by the coding sequence ATGCTGATTGCACTGCTCGCCGAAACCGCCGCGGAACGCAACTTCGCTCTGGACCTCGTTGTGGTCCTGGCGATGGCGGCGCTGGTGGCGCTCGCGTTCAACCGTTTTCGGCTGCCCTCGATCCCCGGGTACATCATCGCCGGCGCGCTCATAGGGCCGCACGCGTTCCAGATCATCCGCACGGCTGGGCGCGTCGAGGAGATCGGCCACCTTTCGACCATCCTCCTGCTGTTCATCCTCGGCCTTGAGCTCGACATGGCCAGGGTCAAGAAGGGGCTGTTCTCGATCGTGGGCGGCACGACGCTGGCCACCGCCATCATGGTGCTCCTCGCCTGGGGCCTGGCCTACCTCTTCGTCGGCAGCGTGCCGGTGGCGCTCGGGATCGCCCTTGCGATGGGGTTTACGGCCACGGCGGCGCCAATCCGCATGATGGAGCAGCGGCGGGAACTGCACACGACCTACGGGCGGCTGGCATTCGGCATGTGCCTGTTCCAGGACCTGCTCGCCGTGGTCGCCCTTGCGGTGATCCCCTTCCTGGCGCTGTGGAACGGCACTGCTGTGAACCAGGAGGAGACGACGCCGCTGCAGGCGCTCCGCGCGGGCGGCATCGCGGTCGCTGGCATCGCCCTGCTCCTGCTGTTTGGGCGCTTCGTGCTCCCGAAGATTTTGCGGGAGGCAAGCCGCTATGGCGGCGAGGTCATGATCGTGGTCTCCGCGGCCATGGCCCTCGCGGGCGCGATGTACACCGCGTGGCTGGGTTTCAGCCCGGAGATGGGCGCGTTCCTGGGCGGCTTCATGCTGGCGAGCACGCCCTTCCGGTTCCAGGTCTCGGGGCAGCTGATCCCGATGCGCGACCTGTTCCTGGCCGTGTTCTTCACCGCGGTCGGTCTCGCGGTGCCGCTGCGGGACGTCGCGAGCTCGTGGTGGGTCGTGCTGCTGGGGCTGCTGGGGCTCGCGTTCGTGCGGCTGGTCGGGATACCGCTGGCATCGTGGGCGCTGGGCGCGTCGCTGCGGGTGGGCGTGCTCGCGGCGGTCACCCTCGTAGCGGCGGGCGAGTTCACGCTCATCATCCTGGCGAAGGGGCGTCAGGAGGGCTTGTTCACGGAGGAGTACGTCGCGCAGGCGGTCGCGGTGGTCGCGTTCTCGATCCTGTGGTCACCGCTCATCGCGGCGCTCGGGCGGCGGGTGGCTCCGCGCCTTGAGTCCGTCCGAAATGCGCCCTGGGTGCAGCGTTCGATGCTGCGGGAGGAGCCCGCGGCCGTTGACGGTGTGGCCGACGCCCAGGGGGACAAGTTCAAGGTCATCATCGCGGGATTCGGGCCGGTGGGGCGGGCTGTGGCCGATGCGCTGCAGCCGGAAGGCGTGGACATCACAGTGGTGGAGCTCAACCCCAACACCGTGCAGCGGCAGGTGCTGCTGGGTCGCAAGATCGTCTATGGCGACGCCAGCAACCCCGAGGTGCTGCACTCGGCCGGCATCGAGCATGCCGACGCCGTTGTGCTGACGATGCCCGATGAGGAAGCCATGCTGCGGGCCTGCCGCACGGTGCGGATGCTCAAGAAGGACGTGTTCCTCGCGGCCCGCGCCAACGCACTGAGCAAAGGCCTGATGGCGATGCAGCTCGGGGCTGATCACGCGGTGGTGGAAGAGATGGCCACCGCGGAGGCGATGGGCAAGGAAGTGCTGCTGAAGGTGAAGGACCGGATGGCGGGGGCCGATACGGGGCCGCGGTTGTACGAGTTTCAGTGA
- a CDS encoding FAD-dependent oxidoreductase, with translation MQAYRVIVVGGGHAGVEAAWAAANVLGGSAIGADGPSVALVTLDTSKIGVMSCNPAIGGLAKGQLVREVDALNGLMGLATDATGIQFKVLNTSKGPAVHGPRAQCDKHAYAEEVQRLIAMRPEIELVAGSVERLVVERGELRGVVVKRAPSGEVLELHAGAVVLTTGTFMRGLMHTGERRTEGGRFGEAAAVGISGALRELGFELGRLKTGTPPRLKRGSIDWDGLPQQWGDERPAPFSDLTGSKESIARAIGGAFSEDFRAEGEEECTRSLARSVLFERFPLLPQVACAQTHTTRAVHEIIRVNLHRAPMYSGQIESVGPRYCPSIEDKVVRFAERETHGVFLEPESLRDDWVYCNGISTSLPADVQDAIVRSMPGCERAEVYRYGYAVEYDMVRPHQIRATGETKLVRNLFLAGQINGTSGYEEAAAQGLVAGVNAARRATGQGEWVLGREQAYIGVLMDDLVTKTPIEPYRMFTSRAEHRLLLRADNAADRLTPVAREVGLLENAWGRVRSRVFALRGEQMRALHAAIDAARVEGVPLGRRMMAAEFELDDLRRDLEEVGDEDIRSLARSAVSALTTVYADRRYEPYLVRQRAEIKRQAELEHRRLPENAPYESFHQMRTEARQALVKFRPATFGQAGRLEGMTPADLTLLAVLVARK, from the coding sequence GTGCAGGCGTACAGGGTCATCGTGGTGGGGGGAGGGCACGCGGGCGTGGAGGCCGCGTGGGCGGCGGCCAATGTGCTGGGTGGGTCCGCGATTGGAGCCGACGGGCCGTCAGTCGCGCTTGTCACGCTCGACACATCCAAGATCGGGGTGATGTCGTGCAACCCGGCGATCGGCGGCCTGGCGAAGGGCCAGCTCGTGCGAGAGGTGGATGCGCTCAACGGCCTCATGGGGCTGGCGACGGACGCGACGGGCATTCAGTTCAAGGTGCTGAACACGAGCAAGGGGCCGGCGGTGCACGGGCCGCGGGCGCAGTGCGACAAGCACGCGTACGCGGAGGAAGTGCAGCGTCTGATCGCCATGCGCCCTGAGATCGAGCTGGTGGCGGGGAGCGTGGAGCGGCTGGTGGTGGAGCGCGGCGAGCTGCGCGGGGTGGTCGTGAAGCGGGCGCCTTCCGGTGAGGTGCTGGAGCTGCACGCGGGCGCGGTTGTGCTGACCACTGGCACGTTCATGCGGGGGCTGATGCACACCGGCGAGCGCAGGACGGAGGGCGGGCGGTTCGGTGAGGCAGCGGCGGTGGGCATCTCGGGGGCCTTGCGCGAGCTGGGGTTCGAGCTGGGGCGATTGAAGACGGGAACGCCGCCGCGGTTGAAGCGGGGGTCGATCGACTGGGACGGACTGCCGCAGCAGTGGGGGGATGAGCGGCCGGCGCCGTTCTCCGATCTCACGGGATCGAAGGAGTCGATTGCGCGAGCAATCGGAGGTGCTTTCTCTGAGGACTTCCGAGCGGAAGGCGAAGAGGAATGCACTCGATCGCTTGCGCGTTCGGTTCTGTTCGAGCGCTTCCCACTCCTGCCGCAGGTCGCGTGTGCCCAGACGCACACCACGCGCGCTGTGCACGAGATCATCCGTGTCAACCTGCACCGCGCGCCCATGTACTCGGGGCAGATCGAGAGCGTGGGCCCTCGCTACTGCCCCAGCATCGAGGACAAGGTCGTGCGCTTCGCCGAGCGCGAGACGCACGGCGTGTTCCTCGAGCCCGAATCGCTCCGCGACGACTGGGTCTACTGCAACGGGATTTCCACCAGCCTGCCGGCGGATGTGCAGGACGCGATCGTGCGCTCGATGCCGGGCTGCGAGCGGGCGGAGGTGTACCGCTACGGGTACGCGGTCGAGTACGACATGGTGCGCCCGCACCAGATCCGCGCCACGGGCGAGACGAAGCTGGTGCGGAACCTGTTCCTCGCGGGGCAGATCAATGGGACCAGCGGCTATGAGGAGGCCGCGGCGCAGGGGCTTGTGGCGGGCGTCAATGCGGCCCGGCGTGCGACGGGCCAGGGTGAATGGGTACTGGGGCGCGAGCAGGCGTACATCGGCGTGCTGATGGACGACCTCGTGACCAAGACCCCGATCGAGCCGTACCGCATGTTCACGAGCCGCGCCGAGCACCGGCTGCTGCTGCGGGCGGATAACGCCGCCGACCGGCTGACGCCCGTGGCGCGGGAGGTGGGGTTATTGGAGAACGCGTGGGGGCGGGTGCGGTCGCGGGTGTTTGCTTTGCGCGGGGAGCAGATGCGGGCATTGCACGCGGCCATCGATGCGGCGCGGGTTGAGGGTGTGCCGCTGGGGCGGCGGATGATGGCGGCGGAGTTCGAGTTGGACGACTTGCGGCGGGATCTGGAGGAAGTGGGTGACGAAGACATCCGATCGCTTGCGCGATCGGCTGTTTCGGCTCTGACCACTGTGTACGCCGACCGCCGGTATGAGCCCTATCTGGTGCGGCAGCGGGCGGAGATCAAGCGGCAGGCGGAGCTCGAGCACCGCCGTCTTCCAGAGAATGCCCCGTACGAGTCGTTCCACCAGATGCGGACCGAGGCCCGCCAGGCGCTGGTGAAGTTCCGGCCGGCCACGTTCGGGCAGGCGGGGCGGCTGGAGGGGATGACCCCGGCGGACCTTACACTGCTGGCCGTGCTGGTCGCCCGCAAGTGA
- a CDS encoding Fic family protein, whose translation MTDPVGRLPDGSEYLRYIPPLPLDARWQLPEDTGGLRAAWLALRTALSEAGRLDAAMRTLVEHWASRGLLVRPIQVSGRSHIAMMLEIGIDAAVAASAEVSTDLSKWPTEAGRRQSADLLVGVIKQGVDIAPAEVAQLHALLCPTLRPPAVPGMVQDPEVLRDSRGKWRRHMVLVIDGEGVRKDTAPVDRVLPSIAEAIRANAAARAAGVPALVRAAWVLHALGVIHPFYDGNGRLARTLASAVMIRAGGFPLMLPPTAHPTYLHCVSTARKGDPAPLVQLFANAQRLVVRDAVEFLSRGVP comes from the coding sequence ATGACTGACCCGGTCGGCAGGCTGCCGGATGGCTCGGAGTACCTCCGGTACATCCCACCGCTGCCGCTGGACGCGCGGTGGCAGCTGCCGGAGGACACCGGCGGCCTGCGGGCGGCGTGGCTTGCACTCCGCACGGCCCTGTCCGAAGCGGGGCGGCTCGACGCGGCCATGCGCACGCTGGTTGAGCACTGGGCCTCGCGCGGGCTGCTGGTGCGCCCGATCCAGGTGAGCGGGCGGTCGCACATCGCGATGATGCTGGAGATCGGGATCGACGCCGCAGTCGCGGCTTCGGCGGAGGTGAGCACCGATCTTTCGAAGTGGCCGACAGAGGCCGGGCGTCGGCAGAGCGCCGACCTGCTGGTCGGCGTGATCAAGCAAGGGGTGGACATCGCGCCCGCCGAGGTGGCGCAGCTGCACGCGCTGCTCTGCCCCACGCTGCGTCCGCCCGCGGTGCCTGGCATGGTGCAGGACCCCGAGGTGCTCCGTGACAGCCGCGGCAAGTGGCGGCGGCACATGGTGCTGGTCATCGACGGGGAGGGCGTGCGGAAGGACACGGCGCCCGTTGACCGGGTTCTGCCGTCGATTGCGGAGGCCATACGGGCGAATGCCGCGGCGAGGGCCGCGGGGGTGCCGGCGCTGGTGCGTGCGGCGTGGGTGCTGCACGCGCTCGGCGTGATCCATCCCTTCTATGACGGCAACGGGCGGCTGGCGCGGACCCTGGCCTCGGCGGTGATGATCCGCGCCGGGGGCTTCCCCCTGATGCTCCCGCCCACGGCCCACCCCACGTACCTGCATTGCGTGTCCACGGCACGCAAAGGCGACCCCGCTCCCCTGGTCCAGTTGTTCGCGAACGCGCAGCGGCTGGTGGTGCGGGATGCGGTGGAGTTTCTGAGCCGGGGCGTCCCGTAA
- a CDS encoding amidohydrolase family protein: MMRIAGFSVCTMLAGAAVAQPAVPSPATPPQAEAAQQPTTKLEVKPLGAVPVVITNVTVITMTDAGTLPKRTVVVRDGKIAEITDKPVSLKGSTEVDGSGKFLIPGLCDMHVHFPPFAGDQGDPSWRAAALLLANGVTTARGMIGHDAHIELRRRMATGELVGPLCYFAGPPMNAQAHKTADKAREAVAAQKARGFDLIKSHRVIVPQVYEAIQNTAREQRIAVAGHVDNEVGLDRALAATMQIEHMDGLLAAICPPGAEHGWAQMPAPHVKDAADLTQVPAVVARIKKAGVTVTPTAALFDLIADVNTTNETLLKKPGIKYIMPNAVKQWEQQRQHTVDNGPFSDGELGPWFTRVRAAFVAELNKQGVPLMAGSDSPQFFLVTGFALHEELEALVRAGLSPAQALKAATATPADYLRSLPNKGSGAGIDPDFGVIAAGKRADLVLLSADPTNDIANTRKIEAVCVRGKWLDRAALDDLLKQIEASVAPKKPQE, from the coding sequence ATGATGCGGATTGCAGGCTTCTCGGTGTGCACCATGCTCGCGGGCGCCGCAGTGGCCCAGCCCGCCGTACCCTCGCCGGCAACGCCGCCGCAGGCCGAAGCTGCTCAGCAGCCGACCACAAAGCTCGAAGTCAAGCCGCTGGGCGCTGTGCCCGTCGTCATCACCAACGTCACAGTGATCACTATGACCGACGCGGGCACGCTGCCCAAGCGCACCGTCGTTGTCCGTGACGGCAAGATCGCTGAAATCACCGACAAGCCCGTCTCCCTCAAGGGTTCGACGGAGGTTGATGGCTCGGGCAAGTTCCTGATCCCCGGCCTCTGCGATATGCACGTCCACTTCCCGCCCTTCGCTGGCGATCAGGGCGACCCCTCCTGGCGCGCGGCCGCGCTGCTGCTGGCCAACGGCGTTACCACCGCCCGCGGGATGATCGGGCACGATGCCCACATCGAGCTCCGCCGCCGCATGGCCACCGGCGAACTCGTCGGCCCGCTCTGCTACTTCGCCGGCCCGCCGATGAACGCCCAGGCGCACAAGACCGCCGACAAGGCCCGCGAGGCCGTGGCGGCGCAGAAGGCCAGGGGCTTTGACCTCATCAAGTCGCACCGGGTCATTGTGCCGCAGGTGTACGAGGCCATCCAGAACACCGCCCGCGAGCAGCGGATCGCCGTGGCAGGGCACGTGGACAACGAGGTTGGCCTCGACCGCGCCCTCGCCGCCACCATGCAAATTGAGCACATGGACGGCCTGCTCGCCGCCATCTGCCCCCCGGGCGCCGAGCACGGCTGGGCACAGATGCCCGCCCCGCACGTGAAGGACGCCGCGGACCTCACGCAAGTCCCTGCGGTTGTTGCCCGCATCAAGAAGGCGGGAGTGACCGTGACCCCCACGGCCGCGCTCTTCGACCTCATCGCCGACGTGAACACCACCAACGAGACCCTGCTCAAGAAGCCGGGCATCAAGTACATCATGCCCAACGCCGTCAAGCAGTGGGAGCAGCAGCGGCAGCACACCGTCGACAACGGCCCGTTCTCTGATGGGGAGCTGGGCCCCTGGTTCACCCGCGTGCGGGCAGCGTTCGTTGCCGAGCTCAACAAGCAGGGCGTGCCGCTGATGGCGGGCTCCGACTCGCCGCAGTTCTTCCTCGTCACAGGCTTCGCCCTCCACGAGGAGCTTGAGGCCCTCGTCCGCGCGGGCCTCTCGCCCGCGCAGGCGCTCAAGGCCGCGACCGCGACTCCCGCCGACTACCTGCGCTCGCTCCCGAACAAGGGCTCGGGCGCTGGGATTGACCCGGACTTCGGGGTGATCGCCGCGGGCAAGCGCGCGGACCTGGTGCTGCTCAGCGCCGACCCGACCAACGACATTGCGAACACCCGCAAGATCGAGGCGGTTTGCGTGCGCGGCAAGTGGCTCGACCGCGCCGCGCTCGATGACCTGCTCAAGCAGATCGAGGCCTCGGTCGCCCCCAAAAAGCCGCAGGAGTAA